A window from Neobacillus sp. PS3-40 encodes these proteins:
- a CDS encoding branched-chain amino acid ABC transporter permease codes for MEFIQQLINGISLGSIYALIALGYTMVYGIVKLINFAHGDVFMVGAFIGFYSITFLHLNFFLALIISMVACGIFGVVIERIAYKPLRNATRIAALITAIGVSLLIEYGTIYIRGAQPEAYPGDVIPIKVIKFFGAEINSQSLFILGISVLLMVLLQFIVHKTKIGKAMRAVSHDMDAARLMGINVDNTISATFAIGSALAGAAGVIFGMYYTKIEPLMGIIPGLKAFVAAVLGGIGIIPGAMAGGLVLGVIEALVSALGYSLWRDGVAFVVLILILIFRPAGLFGKNVREKV; via the coding sequence ATGGAGTTTATACAGCAGCTGATCAACGGGATTTCTCTTGGCAGTATATACGCACTAATTGCCCTTGGTTATACCATGGTTTATGGAATTGTAAAATTAATTAACTTTGCCCATGGAGATGTCTTCATGGTTGGAGCATTTATCGGCTTTTATTCTATTACTTTTTTACATCTAAATTTTTTCCTTGCTTTAATTATTTCTATGGTGGCTTGTGGCATTTTTGGAGTAGTCATCGAGCGAATTGCTTACAAACCTTTACGGAATGCAACGCGGATTGCAGCCCTTATTACGGCTATTGGTGTGTCATTATTAATTGAATATGGAACAATCTATATTAGAGGTGCACAGCCAGAAGCATATCCGGGAGATGTCATTCCAATAAAAGTAATTAAATTCTTTGGAGCGGAAATTAACAGCCAATCGCTGTTTATATTAGGAATATCTGTGTTATTGATGGTTTTACTTCAGTTTATTGTCCATAAGACGAAAATTGGAAAAGCGATGCGTGCAGTTTCTCATGATATGGATGCTGCAAGACTAATGGGCATTAATGTTGATAATACTATCTCTGCAACATTTGCAATTGGTTCAGCACTAGCAGGTGCAGCAGGAGTTATTTTTGGAATGTATTATACAAAGATCGAACCATTGATGGGGATTATTCCAGGTCTTAAAGCTTTCGTAGCAGCCGTCCTAGGTGGTATTGGAATTATTCCAGGTGCCATGGCAGGTGGATTAGTACTAGGTGTCATTGAGGCGCTTGTAAGTGCACTTGGATATTCATTATGGCGTGATGGCGTGGCGTTTGTTGTGTTGATTCTTATTTTAATCTTCCGCCCAGCAGGACTGTTTGGCAAAAATGTTAGAGAAAAAGTGTAG
- a CDS encoding ABC transporter ATP-binding protein codes for MLKINDINVFYGNIQALKGVSLEINEGEIVTLIGANGAGKSTLLKTISGLLKPKNGDILFEGQSISGKVAQAIVKKGLSHVPEGRRVFANMTVEENLELGAYLRKDKKGIQEDFEKVYNLFPRLLERKKQHAGTLSGGEQQMLAMGRALMAKPRLLILDEPSMGLAPLLVKTIFRIIQEINKSGTTILLVEQNANMALSIADRAYVIETGKIVLSGTSDELNQSDQIRMAYLGGH; via the coding sequence ATGTTAAAGATTAATGATATTAATGTTTTCTACGGAAATATTCAGGCACTTAAAGGAGTCTCCCTTGAAATTAATGAAGGCGAAATCGTGACTCTTATTGGGGCGAATGGCGCTGGAAAAAGTACGCTGTTAAAAACAATTTCAGGATTGCTTAAACCAAAAAATGGTGACATCTTGTTTGAGGGGCAGTCAATTTCAGGTAAAGTTGCACAGGCAATTGTGAAAAAGGGATTATCACACGTTCCCGAAGGACGTCGAGTGTTTGCAAATATGACGGTTGAGGAAAATCTGGAGTTGGGAGCCTATTTACGAAAGGATAAAAAGGGTATCCAAGAGGACTTTGAGAAAGTATATAATCTCTTCCCACGACTTCTTGAGCGCAAGAAACAGCATGCAGGGACATTGTCCGGTGGAGAGCAGCAAATGCTTGCTATGGGTAGAGCTTTAATGGCTAAACCCCGTCTCTTAATATTAGACGAACCATCGATGGGCTTAGCTCCACTTTTAGTAAAAACGATCTTCCGTATCATTCAAGAAATCAATAAAAGTGGAACAACTATTTTATTAGTTGAACAGAATGCGAATATGGCTTTATCCATTGCGGATCGCGCTTATGTAATTGAAACTGGAAAGATTGTTTTAAGCGGAACATCAGATGAACTAAATCAAAGTGATCAAATTAGAATGGCATATCTTGGTGGTCATTAA
- a CDS encoding DUF485 domain-containing protein — MSMNQPVLKQSIASPLDYCEIAQSSSFQKLLREKRNFIVPWSLFFMIFYFTLPILTAYTDVLNKAFWGPISWAWVFASAQFVMTWALCIIYTKRAAKFDKMVEEIKDSISFKGGIR, encoded by the coding sequence ATGTCAATGAATCAACCTGTCTTAAAGCAAAGCATTGCATCACCATTAGACTATTGCGAAATAGCTCAATCTTCTTCTTTTCAAAAGCTTCTTCGCGAAAAACGCAATTTCATCGTTCCTTGGTCATTATTCTTTATGATCTTTTACTTCACATTGCCAATTTTGACAGCCTACACTGACGTTCTTAATAAAGCCTTCTGGGGTCCAATCAGTTGGGCATGGGTTTTTGCCTCCGCCCAATTCGTTATGACATGGGCATTATGTATAATTTATACAAAACGGGCAGCAAAGTTTGATAAGATGGTCGAAGAAATAAAGGATTCTATCTCTTTCAAAGGGGGAATTAGATAG
- a CDS encoding MFS transporter codes for MEKEISIKNSYRGKEFSNKKLLGIAGMGWMFDAMDVGILSFIIAALKIDWNLSTEQMGWIGSVNSIGMAVGALIFGLMADRIGRKNVFIMTLVLFSVGSGLAAFTTSLTLFLVLRFVIGMGLGGELPVASTLVSESVPVEKRGRTVVLLESFWAFGWLVAAIISYFIIPKFGWQAALLISAIPALYAIYLRIGMPDSPRFSALKKKERISAFEGIAKLWSKDYARQTTMLWILWFCVVFSYYGMFLWLPSVMVMKGFSLIRSFEYVLIMTLAQLPGYFTAAWFIEKFGRKFVLVVYLIGTALSAYLFGAAESTALLLTAGILLSFFNLGAWGALYAYTPEHYPTNIRGTGSGMAASFGRIGGILGPLLVGYLVAQHSSISTIFTIFCISVLIAALTVMFLGKETKRKELI; via the coding sequence ATGGAGAAAGAAATTTCAATTAAGAATTCATATAGAGGAAAAGAATTTTCAAACAAGAAATTACTCGGAATTGCTGGGATGGGCTGGATGTTTGATGCGATGGATGTAGGAATCCTATCATTTATCATCGCAGCCTTGAAGATAGACTGGAATCTATCAACAGAGCAGATGGGCTGGATTGGTAGTGTTAACTCGATTGGAATGGCAGTAGGAGCATTGATTTTCGGGTTAATGGCAGACCGAATTGGTCGAAAGAATGTATTTATAATGACGTTAGTTTTATTCTCAGTTGGGAGTGGGCTAGCTGCATTTACGACCTCATTAACCCTTTTTCTTGTATTGCGATTTGTTATAGGAATGGGATTAGGTGGGGAACTTCCAGTAGCATCCACACTTGTATCGGAAAGTGTTCCAGTTGAGAAACGGGGCAGGACAGTCGTTTTACTTGAAAGTTTCTGGGCTTTCGGCTGGCTGGTTGCCGCTATTATCTCGTATTTCATCATTCCGAAGTTTGGATGGCAGGCTGCTTTGTTAATAAGCGCTATACCTGCACTTTATGCCATTTATTTACGAATTGGTATGCCTGATTCACCTCGTTTTAGCGCATTAAAGAAAAAAGAACGGATTTCTGCTTTTGAAGGTATCGCTAAATTATGGTCTAAGGATTATGCGCGTCAGACAACTATGCTTTGGATTCTTTGGTTTTGCGTGGTATTTTCCTATTATGGAATGTTCTTATGGCTCCCTAGTGTGATGGTTATGAAAGGATTTAGCCTAATTAGAAGCTTTGAATATGTTCTAATTATGACACTCGCTCAACTTCCAGGTTATTTTACAGCAGCCTGGTTTATTGAAAAATTCGGACGTAAATTTGTGTTGGTTGTTTATTTAATAGGTACAGCTTTGAGTGCTTACTTATTTGGTGCTGCAGAATCAACAGCATTATTACTAACTGCTGGAATCCTTCTGTCCTTCTTTAATCTCGGTGCTTGGGGCGCGTTATATGCCTATACGCCAGAACATTATCCAACCAATATTCGAGGTACAGGATCTGGAATGGCAGCTTCCTTTGGACGAATTGGAGGAATACTTGGGCCACTGCTTGTAGGGTACCTTGTTGCACAACATTCATCAATTTCAACCATTTTTACGATTTTTTGTATCTCCGTATTAATCGCCGCTTTAACTGTAATGTTTTTGGGGAAAGAAACGAAAAGAAAAGAATTAATATAA
- a CDS encoding PRK06851 family protein encodes MAGKIKNYYPGGNTVKGFYSFYDSNLQGLERLFILKGGPGTGKSSLMKKVGNEWVEKGFNIEFLHCSSDNNSIDGVIIPALKVGIVDGTAPHIIEPKAPGAVEEYINLGLAWDAEKLRLHKSEIQSLTSRISENFQKAYSIFREALEIHDDWEKPYINSMDFKKADELTNKLIGNFFGKMELNKKADVRHRFFGAATPKGAVDFIPNLTEDIPKRYFIKGRPGTGKSTMLKKLAAAAELKGIDVEVYHCGFDPNSLDMVIFRELGLCVFDSTAPHEYYPSRDGDEIIDMYEILIAPGTDEIFADMLSKIASQYKIKMAEATTYLAKAKELHDELEVFYISAMDFSKVEKIQNNIAEEIRSMAK; translated from the coding sequence TTGGCCGGGAAAATAAAAAATTACTATCCAGGTGGAAACACAGTAAAAGGCTTCTATAGCTTTTACGATTCAAACCTTCAGGGCCTTGAACGTTTATTTATTTTAAAAGGTGGACCTGGTACAGGTAAATCATCACTAATGAAAAAAGTTGGAAATGAGTGGGTTGAAAAAGGCTTTAATATTGAGTTTTTACATTGTTCATCTGATAACAATTCAATTGACGGTGTCATCATACCTGCTTTAAAAGTGGGAATCGTTGACGGTACAGCTCCACATATTATTGAACCAAAAGCTCCAGGAGCGGTAGAAGAATACATCAATCTTGGTTTGGCATGGGATGCAGAGAAGCTTAGACTTCACAAAAGTGAGATTCAAAGCCTTACTAGCCGAATAAGTGAAAATTTTCAAAAGGCGTATTCTATTTTTAGAGAAGCATTGGAGATTCACGATGATTGGGAAAAACCTTATATAAACAGTATGGATTTCAAAAAGGCAGATGAATTGACGAACAAGTTAATTGGGAACTTTTTTGGAAAAATGGAGTTAAATAAGAAAGCGGATGTCCGTCATCGCTTTTTTGGAGCCGCAACACCAAAAGGGGCTGTTGACTTTATTCCGAACTTAACTGAAGATATCCCAAAAAGGTATTTCATTAAAGGTAGACCTGGTACAGGAAAATCAACGATGTTGAAAAAGCTAGCCGCTGCCGCCGAATTAAAAGGGATTGATGTAGAGGTCTATCATTGTGGATTTGATCCAAATAGCCTTGATATGGTTATTTTCCGTGAACTTGGTTTATGCGTCTTTGATAGCACGGCACCACATGAATATTACCCAAGCCGGGATGGCGATGAAATTATTGATATGTATGAAATATTAATTGCACCTGGTACAGATGAAATATTTGCTGATATGCTGAGTAAAATAGCCTCACAATATAAAATCAAAATGGCTGAAGCCACTACTTATTTAGCTAAAGCGAAAGAGTTGCATGATGAACTTGAAGTCTTCTATATCTCAGCAATGGATTTTTCCAAAGTGGAAAAAATTCAAAATAACATAGCTGAAGAGATTAGGAGTATGGCAAAGTAG
- a CDS encoding ABC transporter substrate-binding protein, which produces MKKRKVAGILASLLVTAGVMAGCGSTSTSGSGDDGGKVIKIGADIELSGGVASYGQSVSEGVALAFEEINKKGIDGKKLELVKVDNKSDAAEATNGAIKLVSQDKVSAIIGASTSTNTLAQVQVAQDNKVPLITPTGTNPAVTVKDGKLNDFVFRTCFIDPFQGTVAANFASNELKVKTAAVLIDSSSDYAKGLAAAFKESFEKNGGKIVSEEAYVAKDTDFHATLTRIKSANPEFVFLPGYYEEVGLILKQAREGGLNVPFMGGDGWDSPKLVEIGGKAALENTFITNHYSAGDSDPKVQDFVAAFKAKYDGKSPDAFAALGYDTAYFVADAIKRAGSSNPVKIQKALAETDGLQLVSGKMKLDKNHDPIKAAVILEYKDGEQVFKTKVNP; this is translated from the coding sequence ATGAAGAAGAGAAAAGTTGCAGGTATTTTAGCATCACTTTTAGTAACAGCAGGTGTTATGGCTGGATGTGGATCAACAAGTACAAGTGGTAGTGGGGATGATGGTGGCAAAGTAATTAAGATTGGTGCCGACATCGAATTATCAGGGGGTGTTGCTTCCTACGGTCAATCAGTTTCTGAAGGGGTTGCGCTTGCATTTGAAGAAATTAATAAAAAGGGAATAGATGGAAAAAAACTAGAGCTTGTTAAGGTAGATAATAAATCAGACGCTGCCGAAGCTACAAACGGTGCGATTAAGCTTGTTAGTCAGGATAAGGTTTCTGCGATTATTGGTGCCTCAACAAGTACAAATACTTTAGCACAAGTTCAAGTTGCTCAAGATAATAAAGTTCCGTTAATAACACCAACTGGAACGAACCCAGCAGTTACGGTTAAAGATGGCAAGTTAAATGATTTTGTTTTCCGTACTTGTTTCATCGATCCATTCCAAGGTACAGTTGCTGCAAACTTTGCATCAAATGAGCTAAAGGTTAAAACTGCAGCAGTATTAATTGACAGCTCAAGCGACTACGCTAAGGGGCTTGCAGCAGCGTTCAAAGAGTCCTTTGAGAAGAACGGTGGAAAAATAGTCTCTGAAGAAGCATATGTGGCTAAAGATACTGACTTCCACGCGACTTTGACACGTATTAAATCAGCTAATCCTGAATTTGTTTTTCTTCCAGGTTATTACGAAGAAGTAGGGTTAATTCTTAAGCAAGCTCGTGAGGGTGGCTTAAACGTTCCATTTATGGGTGGCGATGGCTGGGATTCTCCTAAGCTTGTCGAGATTGGCGGTAAGGCCGCTTTAGAGAATACGTTTATTACAAACCATTACTCAGCTGGAGATTCAGATCCTAAAGTTCAAGATTTCGTAGCGGCATTTAAAGCTAAATATGATGGAAAATCACCGGATGCATTTGCTGCTCTTGGTTATGACACTGCTTATTTTGTTGCTGATGCAATCAAGCGTGCAGGAAGTTCTAACCCTGTAAAAATTCAGAAAGCACTTGCAGAAACAGATGGTTTGCAACTTGTTTCAGGTAAAATGAAGCTTGATAAAAATCATGACCCAATTAAAGCTGCTGTTATCCTTGAATACAAAGATGGCGAGCAAGTATTTAAAACAAAGGTAAATCCTTAA
- a CDS encoding branched-chain amino acid ABC transporter permease encodes MNIVKRAKGFWGSIVLAIIFSIVVQGLITGGQLNPFYINTLFFIGINIILAVSLHLIIGITGQFSIGHAGFLAVGAYASAIITMKLHLPFVVAILVGGLAAAVAGLIIGIPSLRLKGDYLAIATLGFGEIVRIVFLNVDYVGGASGMQVSHLTTWPWLAFCVMLSIIVIVNFTNSTHGRACISIRENEIAADAMGINTTYYKVTAFAIGAFFAGVAGSLYAHNFYIIQPTNFGFLKSFDILIFVVLGGLGSMSGAVIAAILLTIISTYLQAYPGTRMIIYSLVLIVMMLYRPQGLMGTKELTSLFKGRKSAKGGVQDESKQTVA; translated from the coding sequence ATGAATATAGTAAAGCGGGCTAAAGGATTTTGGGGCTCAATCGTTTTGGCCATTATTTTTTCAATAGTAGTTCAAGGATTAATAACCGGTGGGCAACTAAATCCATTTTATATTAATACCTTGTTCTTTATCGGCATTAATATTATTTTGGCAGTTAGTCTCCATTTAATTATTGGTATCACAGGCCAGTTCTCCATCGGCCATGCAGGTTTCCTAGCAGTTGGAGCTTATGCATCTGCGATTATAACAATGAAGTTGCATCTTCCTTTTGTGGTTGCAATACTAGTTGGCGGCTTAGCTGCAGCTGTTGCAGGATTAATCATTGGTATTCCTAGTCTCCGTTTAAAGGGAGATTATCTTGCCATTGCCACTTTAGGATTTGGAGAAATTGTTAGAATTGTGTTTTTAAATGTTGATTATGTAGGTGGGGCGAGCGGGATGCAGGTCTCCCATTTAACCACTTGGCCATGGCTTGCTTTTTGCGTCATGCTTTCCATTATTGTCATTGTTAACTTTACAAATTCAACCCACGGACGTGCCTGTATTTCTATACGAGAGAATGAAATTGCAGCAGATGCGATGGGAATTAATACAACTTACTATAAAGTAACGGCCTTTGCTATTGGAGCATTTTTTGCAGGCGTTGCAGGTAGCTTGTATGCTCACAACTTCTATATTATTCAACCAACAAACTTTGGATTTTTGAAATCATTTGATATCTTAATTTTCGTTGTTCTAGGCGGTTTAGGAAGTATGTCCGGAGCAGTAATTGCAGCCATTTTATTAACAATTATTTCAACCTATCTACAGGCGTATCCGGGAACAAGGATGATTATTTATAGCTTAGTTTTAATAGTAATGATGCTCTACCGTCCACAAGGATTAATGGGAACAAAAGAATTAACATCATTATTTAAAGGCCGAAAGTCCGCTAAAGGAGGAGTACAGGATGAAAGCAAACAAACCGTTGCTTAA
- the ybaK gene encoding Cys-tRNA(Pro) deacylase, whose amino-acid sequence MAHVKTNAMRILDAKKVTYEMLSYDNKDGKIDGVSVAAKINRNTQEVYKTLVTQGASKNIIVFVIPVEAELDLKKAAKVAGEKKVEMIPVKDIQKWTGYIRGGCSPIGMKKEYKTILDKSCQLLEYIVVSGGKIGVQIVLRPEQLMEITNAQIEEITK is encoded by the coding sequence ATGGCACATGTTAAAACAAATGCAATGAGAATTCTTGATGCAAAAAAAGTCACATATGAGATGCTTTCATATGATAATAAGGATGGGAAAATTGATGGTGTATCCGTGGCTGCAAAAATAAATAGAAACACACAGGAAGTTTATAAAACACTTGTTACTCAAGGGGCAAGCAAAAATATAATTGTCTTCGTTATTCCTGTTGAAGCAGAACTGGATTTAAAGAAGGCAGCAAAGGTAGCTGGGGAGAAGAAAGTTGAAATGATCCCGGTAAAAGATATCCAAAAGTGGACAGGGTATATTCGTGGAGGCTGCTCACCGATTGGAATGAAGAAAGAATATAAGACTATTCTTGATAAGAGCTGCCAACTCCTTGAATATATAGTGGTAAGCGGAGGGAAAATTGGCGTTCAGATCGTGTTGAGACCAGAACAGCTAATGGAAATAACTAATGCACAAATAGAAGAAATTACAAAGTAA
- a CDS encoding ABC transporter ATP-binding protein, with protein MKANKPLLKVENAGIRFGGLKAVSDINLELNQGELVGLIGPNGAGKTTFFNLLTGVYVPTEGIISLDGDKLNGHAPYKITRKGISRTFQNIRLFSELSVLDNVKVAYHSLAKHSMISSIFRLPHHFSGEKEMEEKAIEFLKIFGLEKFMHEKAKNLPYGQQRRLEIARALAANPKLLLLDEPAAGMNPQETEELMNLISFIRERFSLTVLLIEHDMLLVMGVCERIYVLDHGQMIAEGTPDEIRNNPKVIEAYLGEEVS; from the coding sequence ATGAAAGCAAACAAACCGTTGCTTAAAGTGGAGAATGCCGGAATCCGATTTGGCGGATTAAAAGCCGTTTCAGATATTAATCTTGAACTAAATCAAGGGGAACTAGTAGGGTTAATTGGTCCAAATGGTGCAGGAAAGACCACATTTTTTAATTTATTAACTGGGGTTTATGTACCTACAGAAGGTATCATTTCCTTAGACGGCGATAAATTAAATGGTCATGCTCCATATAAAATAACAAGAAAAGGGATCAGCCGTACGTTCCAAAATATTCGCTTGTTTAGTGAATTATCTGTTCTCGATAATGTTAAGGTAGCGTACCATTCTCTTGCCAAACATTCTATGATCAGTTCGATTTTTCGGCTTCCGCATCATTTTTCCGGCGAAAAGGAAATGGAAGAGAAAGCAATCGAATTTTTAAAGATCTTTGGCTTGGAAAAATTCATGCATGAGAAGGCAAAAAATTTACCATACGGACAGCAGCGGCGCTTAGAAATTGCGAGAGCATTGGCTGCCAATCCAAAACTACTCCTACTAGATGAACCAGCAGCAGGGATGAATCCACAGGAAACAGAAGAGCTAATGAACCTTATTTCCTTTATAAGGGAAAGATTTTCATTAACCGTTCTATTAATCGAACATGATATGCTCCTTGTTATGGGAGTATGTGAACGTATTTATGTTCTCGATCATGGACAGATGATTGCAGAGGGCACTCCAGATGAGATCAGAAACAATCCAAAAGTCATCGAGGCATATCTCGGGGAGGAGGTTTCCTAA
- a CDS encoding TIGR04190 family B12-binding domain/radical SAM domain protein yields the protein MKYDLVLLHAPSVYDFRENALLAGPISDVVPSSPVFEMYPIGLTSIADYLERYGLKVKIINIANRMLMNQNFDVEKKLKKIKARAFGIDLHWLPHAHGSIELAKIVKRLHPDTPIIFGGLSSTYFHKELIQYPFIDFVMRGDSTEKLMLLLMNKLEFEDTHYVDIPNLTWKKGEEIGYNPITYVPKDLDEFDIPGYRYTIRSVFKYKNFLDPLPYNGWLQYPNTALLTARGCSQNCLICGGSRDAYEQNCNRNGLALRSPAKLVEDIQFVQRFSRAPIFIIHDIRQGGVEYVNEFFHLLKNIKLKNELVFELFQYADEQFFEQINEAVPKYSIEITLETHDEKLRRLNGKFNCTNQKVIDTLNFALKHGCKKIDLFFMVGVPGQTYESTLQNIDFCETIHLACQKDPRIFYFVAPLAPFLDPASPAFENPELYGYKKFCHTLEDHRKAITQPSWKHMLSYETKYMTRDEIVKATYDAAKLLNDFKMKYYLIDKETFFDIEEKINKSMDYIERIDRLLALPPSLQTTELEKIKKEIQELNRYSICGKNELKWEVKKNYANIFSLALVGLEQLYEDYSIKIKRQISPSNRDQVKLDS from the coding sequence ATGAAATATGATTTAGTCCTATTACATGCGCCAAGTGTTTACGATTTCAGAGAAAACGCTTTACTAGCTGGCCCAATAAGCGACGTTGTTCCATCATCTCCTGTTTTTGAAATGTATCCTATCGGCTTAACGAGCATAGCAGATTATTTAGAGAGATACGGCCTTAAGGTGAAAATAATCAACATTGCCAATCGAATGTTAATGAATCAAAATTTTGATGTTGAAAAAAAATTGAAAAAGATTAAAGCGAGAGCTTTTGGAATAGACCTACATTGGCTTCCACATGCACATGGAAGCATTGAGCTTGCCAAGATTGTCAAAAGGCTCCATCCAGATACACCTATTATTTTCGGAGGATTATCTTCAACTTACTTCCATAAAGAATTGATTCAATATCCGTTTATTGATTTTGTAATGCGTGGCGATTCAACAGAAAAATTAATGCTTCTGCTCATGAATAAGTTGGAATTTGAAGATACCCATTATGTGGATATTCCTAACCTAACCTGGAAAAAGGGCGAGGAAATTGGTTATAATCCCATCACATATGTACCGAAGGATTTAGATGAATTTGACATACCTGGCTATCGATATACTATTCGATCCGTTTTTAAATATAAGAATTTTCTTGACCCACTTCCGTATAATGGCTGGCTTCAATACCCTAACACTGCCTTGTTGACAGCAAGAGGTTGCTCGCAAAACTGCCTTATTTGTGGGGGATCAAGGGATGCCTACGAGCAAAACTGTAATCGAAATGGTCTAGCATTAAGATCTCCCGCAAAACTTGTTGAAGATATTCAATTTGTCCAACGCTTTAGCCGTGCCCCCATTTTTATTATTCATGATATCCGGCAAGGTGGCGTTGAGTATGTTAATGAGTTTTTTCATTTACTAAAAAACATCAAACTAAAAAATGAGTTAGTTTTTGAGTTATTCCAATATGCGGATGAACAGTTTTTTGAACAGATAAATGAAGCAGTTCCCAAGTATAGTATTGAAATCACCCTTGAAACCCATGATGAAAAATTAAGGCGCCTAAACGGGAAATTTAATTGCACGAATCAAAAGGTAATTGATACATTGAACTTTGCCTTAAAGCATGGATGCAAAAAAATCGATTTATTTTTTATGGTGGGTGTTCCAGGGCAAACATATGAAAGCACCTTACAAAATATTGATTTTTGTGAAACGATACATCTGGCTTGTCAAAAGGACCCACGGATCTTTTATTTCGTTGCCCCCCTTGCACCATTTCTTGATCCGGCAAGCCCTGCATTTGAAAATCCAGAATTATATGGTTACAAGAAATTTTGCCATACACTTGAGGACCACCGCAAGGCCATTACACAACCTTCATGGAAACACATGTTAAGTTATGAGACAAAGTATATGACTAGAGATGAAATTGTCAAAGCAACGTATGATGCCGCTAAATTATTGAATGACTTTAAAATGAAATATTATTTAATCGATAAGGAAACCTTCTTCGACATTGAAGAAAAAATTAATAAATCGATGGACTATATTGAAAGAATTGATAGACTTCTCGCACTCCCACCTTCCCTGCAAACCACAGAACTAGAAAAAATTAAAAAGGAAATTCAGGAGTTAAATAGATACAGCATTTGTGGTAAAAATGAATTGAAGTGGGAAGTAAAGAAAAATTACGCAAATATATTTTCGCTTGCACTAGTTGGTTTGGAGCAGCTTTATGAAGACTACTCCATTAAGATTAAACGTCAAATAAGCCCAAGCAATCGGGATCAAGTGAAGCTAGATAGCTAA